From a single Nostoc edaphicum CCNP1411 genomic region:
- the egtC gene encoding ergothioneine biosynthesis protein EgtC: MCRLLAYLGSPVSLEYLLYKPEHSLVVQSYQPREMTSGVVNADGFGVGWYHSQKDTDPFIYKNTLPIWNDINLPSLSRYVESKCILAYVRSATPGQAVDFANCQPFNHQQQLFIHNGRIENFHKTLHRKIRSTLTQEFYEKINGSTDSEHIFALLLSQSQINKHRPPEYALRNTLLTLLEMAKRYQVEASLNVVFSDGHRLIASRFATNSPVPSLYWIRDDPTFPKSVIIASEPLFIGNWIACPENSIISVGADCEIQLEQI; encoded by the coding sequence ATGTGCCGTTTACTTGCTTACCTCGGTTCGCCTGTTTCTTTAGAATATCTTCTGTATAAACCAGAACACTCACTGGTAGTCCAGAGTTATCAACCCCGCGAAATGACCTCTGGGGTAGTAAATGCAGATGGCTTTGGTGTGGGTTGGTATCATAGTCAAAAAGATACTGACCCTTTTATCTACAAAAATACCCTGCCTATTTGGAATGATATAAACTTACCCAGTCTCAGCCGTTACGTTGAATCTAAATGTATACTTGCTTATGTCCGTAGTGCTACACCAGGCCAAGCTGTAGATTTTGCTAATTGTCAGCCCTTTAACCATCAACAACAACTCTTTATTCACAATGGACGAATTGAAAATTTCCACAAAACATTACACAGAAAAATCCGCAGCACTTTAACCCAAGAATTTTACGAAAAAATTAATGGCAGTACTGACTCGGAACACATTTTTGCCTTATTACTTTCACAAAGTCAAATCAATAAACATCGACCTCCAGAATATGCTTTACGTAATACATTATTAACGCTTTTAGAGATGGCAAAACGCTATCAAGTAGAAGCCTCACTCAACGTAGTTTTTAGTGACGGACATCGCCTGATAGCTTCTCGTTTTGCTACCAATTCACCAGTTCCATCTCTTTACTGGATAAGAGATGATCCGACTTTTCCAAAATCTGTAATTATTGCATCCGAACCTCTATTTATAGGTAATTGGATTGCTTGCCCAGAAAATAGCATTATTAGTGTGGGAGCAGACTGTGAGATCCAACTTGAGCAAATCTAG
- a CDS encoding DUF6717 family protein gives MLFSANPFPGYQAELIWLRAEYNGHWYYWDKNKLEGWLCPALFKYFSEPPNRIYCKAESLYF, from the coding sequence TTGTTATTTTCTGCAAATCCTTTTCCTGGTTATCAAGCTGAACTAATTTGGTTAAGAGCAGAATATAACGGTCATTGGTATTACTGGGATAAAAATAAATTGGAAGGTTGGCTATGTCCAGCTTTGTTCAAATACTTCAGTGAACCGCCAAATAGAATATATTGTAAAGCTGAAAGCCTTTATTTCTAG
- a CDS encoding DNA polymerase beta superfamily protein → MKIPNPIITIIRQQPYPLLFATISGSHLYGFPSADSDYDLRGVHILPVTEVVGLETGNETIEVSEVRESLEIDLVTHDVKKLFLMLLKKNGYVLEQLYSPLILTTSPEHDELKVIAKNCITRHHSYHYIGFATTQWKLFEKEDVYRIKPLLYVYRVLLAGIYLMQTGIVEANLINLNEVFDLPYIPDLIAQKLAGTERSVLSDFNIDFYQREYERLRNKLQEAYESSPLPEAPSANVALHNLLVRLRTRSYES, encoded by the coding sequence ATGAAGATTCCAAACCCTATTATAACAATTATTAGACAACAGCCTTACCCGCTTTTATTTGCAACTATCAGTGGTTCCCACTTATATGGCTTTCCGTCAGCTGATTCTGATTATGACTTGCGTGGTGTGCATATTTTACCAGTTACAGAAGTGGTGGGATTAGAGACGGGGAATGAAACTATTGAAGTTTCAGAAGTTCGTGAATCTTTGGAAATTGATTTAGTCACTCATGATGTCAAAAAGTTATTTTTGATGCTACTTAAAAAGAATGGCTATGTGTTAGAACAACTGTACTCACCCTTAATATTAACAACTTCACCCGAACATGATGAATTGAAAGTTATTGCCAAAAATTGCATTACCCGTCATCATAGCTACCATTATATTGGTTTTGCTACGACACAATGGAAACTTTTTGAGAAAGAAGATGTATATAGAATTAAGCCATTACTTTATGTTTATCGAGTCCTGTTAGCTGGGATTTATCTGATGCAAACAGGGATAGTCGAAGCTAATTTAATTAATCTCAATGAGGTTTTTGATTTACCATATATTCCTGATTTAATCGCCCAAAAGTTAGCAGGTACAGAAAGGTCTGTTTTGTCAGATTTTAATATAGATTTTTATCAAAGAGAATATGAACGTCTGCGTAATAAGTTGCAGGAGGCGTATGAATCTAGCCCATTACCTGAAGCACCTTCAGCAAATGTGGCTTTGCATAATTTGTTGGTACGCCTGAGAACAAGAAGCTATGAATCATGA
- a CDS encoding ATP-binding protein: MLLSAAIAAILAVYTSQLIARPLQIVTSVARKITQESNFTLRANITSNDEVGTLATSLNQLVEWVGDYTQELKLAHQSLEQRVEERTQELELARQTLEQRVEERTQELQRTLQDLKEAQGQLIQTEKMSSLGQMVAGIAHEINNPVNFIYGNIECASDYTQDLLNLVTLYQKQYPNPIHLIEENIEKIDLNFIHKDLPNLLCSMKIGAQRIREIVLSLRNFSRLDEAEMKEVDIHEGLENTLLILNHRLQQEIEVVKKYGNLPLIECYPSQLNQVFMNILSNAIDALLEQKAHSVKSQKNIIISTLNIDNIYIKVGIRDNGSGILPEIKNKLFDPFFTTKPVGKGTGLGLSICYQIIDKHKGKIEVISELEEGTEFAIILPIKT, translated from the coding sequence ATGCTGCTATCAGCTGCGATCGCAGCTATACTAGCAGTATATACCAGTCAGTTAATTGCACGTCCCCTACAAATAGTTACTAGCGTTGCCAGAAAAATTACGCAAGAGTCGAATTTTACACTGAGAGCTAATATTACAAGCAATGATGAAGTAGGAACATTAGCTACTTCTCTTAATCAATTAGTGGAATGGGTGGGAGATTACACCCAAGAACTAAAGCTAGCTCACCAAAGTTTAGAGCAACGCGTAGAAGAACGAACCCAAGAACTAGAACTAGCTCGTCAAACTTTAGAGCAACGTGTAGAAGAACGAACCCAAGAACTTCAAAGAACTCTGCAAGACTTAAAAGAGGCTCAGGGGCAATTAATTCAAACAGAAAAAATGTCTTCTCTTGGGCAGATGGTAGCAGGTATAGCTCATGAAATTAATAATCCTGTTAACTTTATCTATGGGAATATTGAATGCGCTAGTGACTATACTCAAGATTTGCTGAATCTAGTGACTTTATACCAGAAACAATACCCAAATCCTATTCATTTAATAGAAGAAAACATTGAAAAAATTGATTTAAATTTTATTCATAAAGATTTGCCTAACCTACTTTGTTCTATGAAAATTGGTGCTCAACGTATTCGAGAAATTGTGTTATCTTTGCGGAATTTTTCTCGATTAGATGAAGCTGAAATGAAAGAGGTAGATATTCATGAAGGTCTTGAAAATACTCTGTTAATTCTGAATCACAGACTTCAACAAGAAATTGAAGTAGTTAAAAAATATGGAAATTTACCCTTAATTGAGTGTTATCCATCACAACTCAATCAGGTGTTTATGAATATTTTGAGTAATGCGATAGATGCTCTGCTAGAGCAAAAAGCTCATTCAGTTAAAAGTCAAAAAAATATTATTATAAGCACATTAAATATAGATAATATTTATATCAAAGTAGGGATCAGAGATAACGGCTCTGGAATTTTACCAGAGATTAAAAATAAACTGTTTGATCCTTTTTTCACAACTAAGCCAGTGGGTAAAGGTACTGGATTAGGCTTAAGTATTTGTTATCAGATAATTGATAAACACAAAGGTAAAATAGAAGTAATTTCAGAATTAGAAGAAGGAACAGAGTTTGCAATCATTTTACCTATTAAAACATAA
- a CDS encoding phosphate/phosphite/phosphonate ABC transporter substrate-binding protein, with the protein MKRRNLLWYSLLFAAGCTTGVNSTNNSSDQTEITAPKNIKFAVTDITGIEDLQQDYGAFRTTLEDILDIKVEFFPVENPTAAAPALLSREVDIVFAGPSEYLILNARAKAIPIIAIERTNYHSIIVVRVDSKIKLLSQLKGKTIAMRKIGSTSGHIAPTKLLIDAGLDPKTDFKVVMLDDKGVEALKKGEVDAWATASDRYKNILESEGLLEKDFSIIFKGPLLPNDVFVASNQLAPNFIADIRSRMIQHQDKLIQSLLTSKALQRYKGSKLIAANDADYNMIREVYQKIGQGKFL; encoded by the coding sequence ATGAAACGGCGCAACCTGCTTTGGTATTCGCTACTGTTTGCTGCTGGCTGCACAACAGGAGTCAATTCTACTAATAATAGTTCAGATCAGACAGAAATAACTGCACCAAAAAATATCAAATTTGCAGTTACAGATATTACTGGAATTGAAGATTTACAACAAGATTATGGAGCTTTTCGCACTACATTAGAAGACATACTAGACATAAAAGTTGAGTTTTTTCCTGTAGAAAATCCTACAGCGGCAGCACCAGCACTGTTATCGAGAGAAGTGGATATTGTATTTGCAGGGCCTTCAGAATACTTGATTTTGAATGCTAGGGCAAAGGCTATTCCTATAATTGCCATTGAGCGCACGAATTACCATTCCATTATTGTAGTTCGTGTAGATAGCAAAATTAAATTATTATCTCAATTGAAAGGCAAAACAATTGCCATGCGAAAAATTGGCTCAACCTCTGGACATATTGCTCCCACAAAGCTATTAATAGATGCTGGATTAGATCCAAAAACTGACTTCAAAGTTGTCATGTTAGACGATAAGGGAGTAGAAGCCTTAAAAAAAGGTGAGGTAGATGCTTGGGCGACTGCATCTGACAGATACAAAAATATTCTGGAATCTGAGGGCTTACTTGAAAAAGATTTTTCTATAATATTTAAAGGCCCATTACTGCCTAATGATGTATTTGTTGCTAGTAACCAATTAGCACCTAACTTTATAGCAGATATACGCTCGCGCATGATTCAACATCAAGATAAACTAATTCAAAGTTTGTTAACTTCTAAAGCACTTCAAAGATATAAAGGAAGTAAACTAATTGCGGCAAATGATGCCGACTATAATATGATTCGTGAAGTTTATCAAAAAATCGGACAAGGAAAGTTTTTATAA
- a CDS encoding DUF423 domain-containing protein has protein sequence MTQIFLSVAAILGGLSVAAGAFASHALREKISERSLEIFETGAHYQMYHALALFLVAILISRSESPQPTLIASAWLFIIGITLFSGSLYALSLTGIKSLGAIAPLGGAAFLAGWGALAFAAWNLKL, from the coding sequence ATGACGCAGATTTTTTTGAGCGTAGCTGCCATTTTAGGCGGTTTGTCAGTTGCTGCTGGTGCTTTTGCTTCCCATGCTTTGCGGGAAAAAATTAGTGAGCGATCGCTAGAAATTTTTGAAACTGGTGCTCATTATCAAATGTATCATGCTCTGGCACTTTTCTTAGTAGCAATCCTAATTAGTCGTAGCGAGTCCCCTCAACCCACTCTCATCGCCAGTGCTTGGCTGTTTATCATAGGTATAACTCTTTTCTCAGGTAGCTTGTATGCCCTTAGCTTAACCGGTATTAAATCTTTAGGAGCGATCGCACCACTAGGCGGTGCAGCCTTTCTTGCCGGTTGGGGTGCTTTAGCTTTTGCTGCTTGGAATTTGAAGTTGTAA
- the proC gene encoding pyrroline-5-carboxylate reductase, giving the protein MLENLQIAFIGGGTMGEMIISRLLSTKIVQKADLIIVSDPVSARCLHLEREYGVRTTTSNIEAVLGTSIVILAVKPQVLAEVLGMLKDKIPPNTLVISIVSGASISSLCQGLNHPAVVRTMPNIAVQVGHGTTVWSASSSVTEIQRSHTQVILQALGKEFVTQNEHYLDMATALSSAGTGFIFLYIEAMIDAGVQMGLTRTQAQELTLHTIAGSVELMFQTDEHPAVLRNKVTSPGGVTAVGLYELEKGGMRTLISNAVLAALSRTQQLGNIGIRFDL; this is encoded by the coding sequence ATGCTCGAAAATTTACAAATTGCCTTTATCGGCGGTGGCACGATGGGCGAAATGATAATTAGTAGATTGTTATCAACGAAAATTGTTCAAAAAGCCGATCTAATTATAGTCAGCGATCCAGTTTCTGCGAGATGCCTTCATTTAGAAAGGGAATATGGAGTACGTACTACAACCTCCAACATAGAAGCGGTTCTTGGCACATCTATTGTGATATTGGCGGTGAAGCCGCAGGTTTTGGCAGAGGTTCTGGGTATGCTTAAGGATAAAATTCCACCTAATACTTTAGTAATTAGTATTGTGAGTGGAGCGAGTATTTCATCTCTGTGCCAAGGGTTGAATCATCCTGCTGTTGTCCGTACAATGCCCAATATTGCAGTACAAGTTGGTCATGGGACTACAGTGTGGAGTGCATCATCAAGTGTGACAGAGATACAGCGATCGCATACTCAAGTAATTTTACAAGCGTTGGGCAAAGAATTTGTTACCCAAAATGAACATTACCTTGATATGGCAACGGCGTTGAGTAGCGCAGGGACTGGATTTATATTTCTGTACATAGAGGCGATGATTGATGCTGGGGTTCAGATGGGTTTAACTCGGACACAAGCCCAAGAACTAACATTGCATACGATTGCTGGCAGTGTAGAACTGATGTTTCAGACTGATGAACATCCAGCAGTCTTACGAAACAAGGTAACGAGTCCTGGGGGAGTGACTGCTGTTGGCCTTTACGAGTTAGAAAAAGGTGGTATGCGAACTCTCATCTCTAATGCGGTGCTTGCTGCTTTGAGTCGCACTCAACAATTAGGTAATATAGGAATCCGCTTTGATTTATGA
- a CDS encoding zinc-binding dehydrogenase, with the protein MPLAAVMTAPNQPVEVQQLAEPILEKGGIILETLYSEVCGTDVHLLHGRLEGVPYPIIPGHFSVGRVVETGGAVSDVNGKLIQPGAIATFLDVHETCYNCWYCLVAKASTRCPQRKVYGVTYSANDGLLGGWSELIYLKPGVKVLTLPEEVSPKQFIAGGCALPTALHAIDRAQIQIGDVVVVQGCGPVGLSVAILALLSGAGKVIVIDKFESRLVVAKSFGVDETLAIKANDPRQHIERVLELTNGHGADVTIEATGIPIAVKEGLNMTRNGGRYVIVGHYTNTGEILINPHLEINLKHIDIRGTWGIDFSHFYRMIELLKRHSDSSKNIAWSSIISRSYTLQEINQALADVEQGSVLKAVIQPNLS; encoded by the coding sequence ATGCCCTTAGCAGCTGTGATGACTGCACCTAATCAACCAGTTGAAGTCCAACAATTAGCAGAGCCGATTCTGGAAAAGGGTGGAATCATTCTTGAAACCTTATATAGTGAGGTTTGTGGAACTGATGTACATTTACTACATGGGCGTTTAGAGGGAGTACCATATCCCATCATCCCTGGACACTTCTCAGTTGGTCGTGTGGTGGAAACAGGTGGAGCAGTTAGTGATGTCAATGGTAAATTAATTCAGCCTGGAGCGATCGCAACTTTTCTAGATGTCCATGAAACTTGTTACAACTGCTGGTATTGTCTAGTAGCCAAAGCATCCACTCGCTGTCCACAACGCAAAGTTTATGGTGTCACCTACTCAGCGAATGATGGTTTGCTGGGTGGTTGGTCTGAATTGATTTACCTCAAACCAGGGGTTAAAGTTCTAACTTTACCTGAAGAAGTATCACCAAAGCAATTCATTGCTGGGGGATGTGCTTTGCCAACTGCACTACACGCTATTGATCGAGCGCAGATTCAAATTGGTGATGTTGTCGTGGTGCAGGGTTGCGGGCCTGTGGGTTTGAGTGTGGCAATTCTAGCTTTGCTCTCAGGTGCAGGCAAAGTAATTGTAATTGATAAATTTGAGAGCCGATTAGTAGTTGCAAAATCCTTCGGTGTAGATGAAACCCTTGCAATTAAGGCTAACGATCCGCGACAACATATTGAGCGAGTTTTGGAATTGACAAACGGACACGGTGCTGATGTCACTATTGAAGCCACAGGTATTCCCATTGCTGTCAAAGAGGGCTTGAATATGACGAGAAATGGAGGTCGCTATGTGATTGTTGGGCATTACACCAACACGGGTGAAATTCTCATCAATCCACACTTGGAAATTAACCTAAAACATATTGATATTCGCGGAACTTGGGGAATTGATTTCAGCCATTTTTACAGAATGATTGAATTACTAAAACGTCATAGTGATTCCAGCAAAAATATTGCTTGGTCAAGCATAATTAGTCGTTCATATACACTACAAGAAATTAATCAAGCGCTGGCAGATGTAGAGCAAGGCTCTGTATTAAAAGCTGTGATTCAACCTAATCTATCTTGA
- a CDS encoding serine hydrolase domain-containing protein: MLLITKVDELFVRWDKPNSPGCAIAVIQNEEIVYQRGYGMANLEYNIPITSNSVFDIASNSKQFTAMCIVLLARQKLLDLDDELQKYIPEIPQYSHPITIRYLIEHTSGLRDYLHLMLFAGMRFENKYSNEEIIALIARQKSLNFEPGTEQLYCNSSYILLAEIVRRISGKSLRVFAQEHIFAPLGMNNTHFHDNFREIVKNRANGYAPKDGGGFQIDMSFHDFCGDGQLYTTIEDLLLWDRNFYHNILGGYGQDLIEEVTTPRKLNNGEIISGAFGLQIGDRGGLKTISHGGSWTGYQSNFIRFPERQFSVICLANLSTLNATKLAFQVADIYLENDYIENIDKPISRSISSINLPVVELQLKVGFYHNPTIGSILELEIKDEKLMAKLASMYFQLIPIDTNHFQSVDNEIDYDIEFSEDITRMIVKLDPGNGIKTYTFEKILDSPKNILVDYPGTYYSAELECGFKINLVDNKLYYKSKSYPPSHLIVAGQNVFIRYLTYIDKFELVRDREGRVIGLYRCCDRVRRLYFSKQ; encoded by the coding sequence ATGTTGCTAATTACCAAAGTCGATGAATTATTCGTCCGGTGGGATAAACCTAATTCCCCTGGCTGTGCTATTGCTGTTATTCAGAATGAGGAGATAGTTTACCAACGCGGTTATGGTATGGCTAACTTGGAATACAACATTCCCATAACCTCTAATTCTGTCTTTGATATTGCTTCTAACTCCAAGCAATTTACAGCAATGTGTATCGTCTTACTAGCCAGACAAAAATTGCTTGACTTAGATGATGAATTACAAAAATATATTCCAGAAATTCCTCAATATAGTCACCCTATTACTATCCGCTATTTAATCGAACACACCAGTGGTTTGCGTGACTATTTACATTTAATGTTATTTGCTGGGATGAGGTTTGAAAATAAGTATTCAAACGAAGAAATTATTGCCTTAATTGCTCGGCAAAAAAGCTTAAATTTCGAGCCTGGAACTGAGCAATTATACTGTAATTCTAGCTACATTTTACTAGCAGAAATTGTGAGACGCATCTCTGGCAAATCTTTACGTGTATTTGCCCAAGAGCATATTTTTGCCCCGCTAGGAATGAATAATACCCATTTTCACGATAACTTCAGAGAAATCGTGAAAAATAGAGCCAATGGATACGCTCCAAAAGATGGAGGGGGTTTCCAGATCGATATGTCTTTTCACGATTTCTGTGGAGACGGACAGCTTTACACAACGATTGAAGATTTACTACTTTGGGATCGAAATTTCTATCACAATATCCTAGGTGGATATGGACAAGATTTAATTGAAGAGGTAACTACTCCACGCAAACTCAATAATGGCGAAATTATATCAGGTGCATTTGGGTTGCAGATTGGCGATCGCGGCGGCTTAAAAACAATTAGTCACGGAGGCTCTTGGACGGGTTATCAGAGTAATTTTATTCGATTTCCCGAACGCCAGTTTTCTGTTATCTGTCTGGCTAATTTAAGTACGCTTAACGCGACTAAATTAGCTTTTCAAGTTGCTGATATATATTTAGAAAATGATTATATTGAAAATATCGATAAACCTATTTCGCGTTCTATTAGCTCTATTAATTTACCTGTAGTGGAGCTACAACTCAAAGTTGGATTTTATCATAACCCCACGATTGGAAGCATATTGGAGTTAGAGATAAAAGATGAAAAATTAATGGCTAAACTAGCATCGATGTATTTTCAACTTATTCCAATTGATACCAATCATTTTCAATCTGTCGATAATGAAATTGACTATGATATTGAGTTTTCTGAAGATATTACTCGCATGATAGTAAAATTAGATCCTGGTAATGGTATTAAAACCTACACATTTGAAAAAATACTAGATTCTCCAAAAAATATATTAGTCGATTATCCTGGTACTTATTATTCTGCTGAATTAGAGTGCGGTTTTAAAATAAATCTAGTAGATAATAAATTATATTATAAGAGCAAAAGCTATCCACCATCTCATCTCATAGTTGCTGGACAAAATGTGTTTATTAGATATCTTACATATATAGATAAGTTTGAATTGGTGCGAGATCGGGAAGGTCGAGTTATCGGTTTATATCGTTGTTGTGACAGGGTACGAAGACTGTATTTTAGCAAACAGTAA
- a CDS encoding ABC transporter ATP-binding protein/permease: MPTQVVQAQPSTNAFLGFLQFWKDVKAVAQPYWYPHEPGDRAFSEVIRSWGMLILLILLIIALVGANVFNSFINRYLADIIIKEKEISQFYDALLLYGSALALGTLLAGFSRLVRKKIALDWYQWLNNNILSKYLNSRAYYKINFKSDIDNPDQRLSQEIEPIASNALSFSATLLEKILEMTAFLLVLLSISESVALILVTYTVIGNFIAVYLTQELNKINREELEAKADYTYCLTHLRTHAESVAFFRGEKQESNIIARRFSNLIKNAKRKIDWERNSEIFNRGYQSVIQIFPYIVFGPLQIRGEMEFGEIIQASVCCYFFANALGDLINEFGNSGRFSSYVERLSEFSNALEEVTKEPENVSTIKTIEENHLAFENVTLQTPNYEQVIVEDLSLSIQPGEGLLIVGPSGRGKSSLLRAIAGLWNAGTGRLVRPPLEEVLFLPQRPYIILGTLREQLLYPNTNRQITDVELKAVLQQVNLQNLLSRVDGFDTEVPWENILSIGEQQRLAFARLLVTHPSFTILDEATSALDLKNEGSLYQQLQSTKTTFISVGHRESLFDYHQWVLELSQDSSWQLVTVQDYRNQKVSLTKPPTDGQIKIDDLSQYKAKHKSEISTSEKLTHKEMNELTYYSLSTIRSKASKGESITTKDGVSYGYDKDPKVLKWVRV, from the coding sequence ATGCCAACCCAAGTTGTTCAAGCTCAACCTTCAACAAATGCTTTTTTAGGTTTTCTTCAATTTTGGAAAGACGTAAAAGCAGTCGCACAACCTTACTGGTATCCACACGAGCCAGGAGACAGAGCATTTTCAGAGGTGATTCGCTCATGGGGAATGCTTATTCTCCTAATATTATTAATAATTGCGCTTGTTGGTGCAAATGTTTTTAATAGCTTTATTAATCGCTACTTAGCCGATATCATAATTAAAGAGAAAGAAATATCTCAGTTTTATGATGCTTTACTACTTTATGGTTCAGCTCTAGCATTGGGAACTCTCTTAGCGGGGTTCTCCAGACTAGTGAGAAAAAAAATTGCTCTAGATTGGTATCAATGGCTGAATAATAATATTTTATCAAAATATTTAAACAGTCGAGCTTATTACAAAATCAACTTTAAATCTGATATTGATAATCCAGATCAACGTTTATCTCAAGAAATCGAACCCATTGCAAGTAATGCTTTAAGTTTTTCAGCTACTCTCCTGGAAAAAATACTGGAGATGACAGCTTTTTTATTAGTTCTTTTGTCAATCTCTGAGTCTGTTGCACTGATTTTAGTTACTTATACGGTTATAGGCAATTTTATTGCTGTCTACTTGACCCAAGAATTAAATAAAATTAATCGAGAAGAACTCGAAGCGAAAGCTGACTACACCTATTGCCTGACTCATTTACGCACTCATGCTGAATCAGTAGCTTTCTTTCGAGGAGAGAAGCAGGAATCAAATATTATTGCCCGTCGATTTAGTAATTTGATAAAAAATGCTAAACGCAAAATTGATTGGGAGAGGAATAGTGAGATTTTTAATAGAGGTTATCAATCTGTAATTCAAATATTTCCATATATAGTATTTGGGCCTTTACAGATTAGAGGTGAAATGGAATTTGGAGAAATTATCCAAGCATCTGTATGTTGCTATTTTTTTGCTAATGCTTTGGGTGATTTAATTAATGAATTTGGTAATTCTGGGAGATTTTCTAGCTATGTTGAACGGTTATCTGAATTTTCAAATGCTTTAGAAGAAGTAACTAAAGAACCAGAAAATGTCAGTACTATTAAAACAATAGAAGAAAACCATCTCGCTTTTGAGAATGTCACCTTACAAACGCCTAACTATGAACAGGTAATTGTCGAAGACTTGTCGTTGTCGATTCAGCCAGGTGAAGGTTTATTGATTGTTGGGCCAAGTGGTCGAGGTAAAAGTTCTCTATTAAGAGCAATAGCTGGTTTGTGGAATGCTGGGACTGGGCGTCTAGTGCGACCTCCTTTAGAAGAAGTCTTGTTTTTACCCCAACGTCCTTACATAATTTTGGGAACTTTGCGCGAACAGTTACTTTATCCTAATACTAATCGTCAGATAACTGACGTAGAACTCAAAGCAGTGTTACAACAAGTTAACCTGCAAAACTTACTTAGTCGAGTTGATGGCTTTGATACTGAAGTTCCTTGGGAGAATATATTATCGATAGGAGAACAACAACGCTTGGCTTTTGCACGACTGTTAGTGACTCATCCTAGCTTTACTATATTAGATGAAGCAACGAGTGCTTTGGATTTAAAAAATGAAGGAAGTTTATATCAACAGTTACAATCAACGAAAACAACATTTATCAGTGTTGGGCATCGGGAAAGCCTGTTTGATTATCACCAATGGGTTTTGGAATTGTCACAAGATTCTAGTTGGCAACTTGTGACTGTTCAGGACTATCGAAATCAAAAAGTAAGTCTTACTAAACCCCCAACAGATGGTCAAATCAAAATAGATGATTTATCTCAATATAAAGCTAAACATAAATCAGAAATAAGCACAAGCGAAAAGCTTACTCATAAAGAAATGAATGAACTAACGTACTATTCTCTTAGCACTATTAGAAGCAAGGCAAGCAAAGGAGAGTCTATAACTACTAAGGATGGCGTTAGCTATGGATATGATAAAGATCCCAAAGTACTGAAATGGGTGAGAGTTTAA